Proteins from one Geothermobacter hydrogeniphilus genomic window:
- the purH gene encoding bifunctional phosphoribosylaminoimidazolecarboxamide formyltransferase/IMP cyclohydrolase — MATIKRALISLSDKTGIVEFATELAGYGVEILSTGGTARLLRDSGLAVKDVSEFTGFPEMLDGRVKTLHPKIHGGLLGLRDNEEHVATMAEHGIEPIDMVVVNLYPFEATVANPDCSLEDAIENIDIGGPTMLRSAAKNNRSVTVVVDPGDYPKVLAEMKASGGAVSPATNFGLAVKVYQHTAAYDGAISNWLGCRLDEQSAAFPPALSLQFHKAQEMRYGENPHQQAAFYVEKNVTEASISTARQLQGKALSYNNIGDTDAALECVKQFNEAPACVIVKHANPCGVAVGETLLDAYRRAFSTDPESAFGGIIAFNRELDGETAAAICEKQFVEVIIAPKVSEAAVEAVAAKKNVRLLECGQWPEQPAARFDFKRVNGGLLVQELDLALTGELQVVTRRQPTEEEMRNLLFTWKVAKFVKSNAIVYGRDGMTIGVGAGQMSRVNSARIAAIKAEHAGLDVKGAAMASDAFFPFRDGIDNAAEVGISAVIQPGGSIRDEEVIAAADEHGMAMVFTKMRHFRH; from the coding sequence ATGGCTACCATTAAACGCGCTCTCATCAGTCTTTCCGACAAGACCGGCATCGTCGAATTCGCCACCGAGCTGGCGGGCTACGGGGTCGAAATTCTCTCTACCGGAGGCACTGCCAGACTGCTGCGGGACTCCGGTCTGGCGGTCAAGGATGTATCCGAATTCACCGGATTTCCGGAGATGCTTGACGGCCGGGTCAAGACCCTGCACCCCAAGATTCACGGTGGTCTGCTCGGGTTGCGCGACAATGAAGAGCATGTCGCGACCATGGCTGAGCATGGCATCGAGCCGATCGACATGGTGGTGGTCAACCTCTATCCCTTCGAGGCGACGGTCGCCAACCCCGACTGCTCCCTGGAGGATGCCATCGAGAATATCGACATCGGCGGTCCGACCATGCTGCGCAGCGCGGCCAAGAATAATCGTTCGGTGACGGTGGTGGTCGACCCGGGCGATTATCCGAAAGTGCTGGCCGAGATGAAGGCGTCGGGCGGCGCGGTTTCCCCGGCAACCAACTTCGGTCTCGCGGTCAAGGTCTACCAGCACACTGCCGCCTACGACGGCGCGATTTCCAACTGGCTCGGATGTCGGCTGGATGAACAGTCTGCCGCCTTTCCGCCGGCCCTGAGCCTGCAGTTTCACAAGGCCCAGGAGATGCGTTACGGTGAAAATCCCCATCAGCAAGCGGCCTTCTACGTCGAAAAGAATGTTACCGAAGCCTCGATCAGCACCGCCCGCCAGTTGCAGGGCAAGGCGCTGTCCTACAATAATATCGGCGATACCGATGCCGCCCTCGAATGCGTCAAACAGTTCAATGAAGCGCCCGCCTGCGTCATCGTCAAACACGCCAACCCCTGCGGGGTGGCTGTCGGCGAGACCCTGCTCGATGCCTATCGGCGCGCCTTCTCGACCGATCCGGAATCGGCCTTCGGCGGTATCATCGCCTTCAACCGGGAGCTTGATGGTGAGACCGCGGCGGCCATCTGCGAGAAACAGTTTGTCGAGGTGATCATCGCTCCCAAGGTCAGCGAGGCTGCGGTGGAGGCCGTTGCCGCCAAGAAGAACGTGCGTCTGCTCGAATGCGGCCAGTGGCCGGAACAGCCGGCGGCGCGGTTCGATTTCAAACGGGTCAACGGTGGACTGCTGGTCCAGGAACTTGACCTGGCCCTGACCGGAGAGCTGCAGGTGGTGACCCGCCGTCAGCCGACCGAGGAGGAGATGCGGAACCTGCTCTTCACCTGGAAGGTCGCCAAGTTCGTCAAGAGCAACGCCATTGTTTATGGTAGGGACGGCATGACCATCGGTGTCGGCGCCGGGCAGATGAGCCGGGTCAACTCGGCCCGCATCGCCGCCATCAAGGCTGAACATGCCGGGCTCGATGTCAAGGGCGCCGCCATGGCCTCCGACGCCTTTTTCCCCTTCCGTGACGGCATCGACAACGCGGCGGAGGTCGGTATCAGCGCCGTGATCCAGCCGGGCGGTTCGATCCGTGACGAAGAGGTGATCGCCGCCGCCGATGAGCACGGCATGGCGATGGTGTTTACGAAAATGAGGCATTTCAGGCACTAA
- the purD gene encoding phosphoribosylamine--glycine ligase, protein MKVLVVGGGGREHALCWKIAQSPLVDTLYCAPGNPGIAQLAECVHIAADEIDALLDFARAESIDLTVVGPEVPLTMGIVDRFQEAGLEIFGPSRAAARIEGSKGFSKDLMARHNIPTAAYRSFSEHAAAVAYIREQGAPIVVKADGLAAGKGVIVAMDEATAIAAVDDIMLEQVFGSAGTSVVIEEFMDGEEASFFAFTDGKNILPLASSQDHKRVFDNDEGLNTGGMGAYSPAPVVTDELYDEIVETIVKPTVAGMAADGHPYAGILYVGLMIKDGRPRVVEFNARFGDPEAQPLLVRMKEDVVPILQACARGELKQTSLEWHDKAAVCVVMASGGYPGSFTRGHEIKGLEEAAQIDDLVVFHAGTRLVDGKVVNNGGRVLGVTGLGSDVATAIRKAYRGVETISWQDAHYRKDIGAKALKGGR, encoded by the coding sequence ATGAAAGTTCTCGTTGTCGGCGGTGGTGGCCGCGAACATGCGCTCTGCTGGAAAATAGCCCAGTCGCCGCTGGTTGATACCCTCTACTGTGCGCCGGGAAACCCCGGCATCGCCCAACTCGCCGAGTGCGTTCATATTGCCGCCGACGAGATCGACGCGCTGCTGGATTTCGCCCGCGCCGAGAGCATCGACCTGACCGTGGTCGGACCGGAGGTGCCCTTGACCATGGGGATTGTCGATCGTTTCCAGGAGGCCGGTCTGGAGATTTTCGGCCCCAGTCGGGCGGCCGCCCGGATCGAGGGGAGCAAGGGGTTTTCCAAGGATCTGATGGCGCGTCACAATATTCCGACCGCCGCTTACCGCAGCTTCAGCGAGCACGCCGCCGCAGTGGCCTATATCAGGGAACAGGGTGCGCCGATCGTGGTCAAGGCTGATGGCCTGGCGGCCGGCAAAGGGGTGATCGTGGCGATGGACGAAGCGACCGCCATTGCCGCCGTCGATGATATCATGCTGGAGCAGGTCTTCGGCAGTGCCGGGACGAGCGTGGTGATCGAGGAGTTCATGGACGGCGAGGAGGCCTCCTTCTTTGCCTTCACCGACGGCAAAAATATTCTGCCGCTGGCCTCCTCCCAGGATCACAAGCGGGTTTTCGATAACGATGAGGGGCTCAATACCGGCGGCATGGGCGCCTATTCGCCGGCACCGGTGGTGACCGACGAGCTGTACGACGAGATCGTCGAGACCATCGTCAAACCGACCGTAGCCGGCATGGCCGCCGATGGGCACCCTTATGCCGGGATTCTCTATGTCGGGCTGATGATCAAGGACGGCAGACCGCGGGTGGTCGAATTCAACGCCCGTTTCGGTGATCCCGAGGCGCAGCCGTTGCTGGTGCGGATGAAGGAGGACGTGGTGCCGATTCTGCAGGCCTGCGCGCGCGGGGAGTTGAAGCAGACCTCTCTTGAGTGGCATGACAAGGCCGCAGTCTGTGTGGTGATGGCGTCCGGCGGTTACCCGGGCAGCTTCACCAGGGGACACGAAATCAAGGGGCTGGAAGAGGCCGCGCAGATCGACGATCTGGTTGTTTTTCATGCCGGCACCAGGCTGGTGGATGGTAAGGTCGTCAACAATGGCGGTCGGGTTCTCGGGGTGACCGGGCTCGGCAGTGATGTGGCGACAGCAATTCGCAAGGCCTACCGGGGGGTGGAGACAATTTCCTGGCAGGATGCTCATTATCGCAAAGATATCGGGGCGAAAGCGCTCAAGGGCGGGCGCTAG
- the alr gene encoding alanine racemase, with translation MDSLPATRIEIDLDALRHNFRLAGEYAAGRDLLAVVKADAYGHGAVRAAQTLAGEGAELFGVAHLGEAAPLRQAGIDRPILLFCGVRPGEEDQVLKLRLTPMLFDLGLAERLDGLAANAGIRQPVHLKIDTGMGRVGFRPEELPEVLERLRQLSHLELEGVVSHLALADERDNPFSEEQYACFRACLRQVREAGFSPRWVHLSNSAALYSRDFPECNLSRPGISLYGGLPGPGFADLDLRPVMHVRSSIAQLKQVPAGTGVSYGHRFTTGRPTRLAAVPVGYADGYSRRFSNCGEVLIRGCRMPVVGTVCMNWTLVDVTDLPEVAVGDRVTFLGRDGDALLRGSDLAAKIGTIDYELYCSLGSHNERVYEG, from the coding sequence ATGGATTCTCTGCCCGCGACCCGTATCGAAATTGACCTTGACGCCCTGCGGCATAATTTTCGTCTGGCAGGTGAGTATGCTGCCGGTCGCGACCTGCTTGCCGTGGTCAAGGCGGATGCCTATGGACATGGAGCAGTGCGGGCCGCGCAAACCCTGGCCGGGGAAGGGGCCGAGCTTTTCGGCGTCGCCCACCTTGGGGAAGCGGCTCCGTTGCGTCAGGCCGGTATCGACCGGCCGATCCTGCTCTTCTGCGGCGTGCGTCCGGGAGAGGAAGACCAGGTTCTGAAGTTGCGATTGACGCCGATGTTGTTCGACCTCGGGTTGGCGGAACGTCTTGACGGACTGGCGGCCAATGCCGGGATCCGACAGCCGGTTCACCTGAAGATCGATACCGGCATGGGACGGGTCGGCTTTCGCCCGGAGGAACTGCCGGAGGTGCTGGAACGCCTGCGGCAGTTGTCTCACCTTGAACTGGAAGGCGTGGTATCCCACCTGGCCCTGGCCGACGAACGGGACAACCCCTTCAGTGAGGAACAGTATGCCTGTTTCCGTGCCTGCCTGCGGCAGGTGCGGGAGGCGGGATTTTCTCCCCGGTGGGTTCATCTCAGCAACAGCGCGGCGCTCTACAGTCGTGATTTCCCCGAATGCAACCTGTCGCGCCCCGGGATCAGCCTCTACGGCGGATTGCCAGGACCCGGTTTCGCTGATCTTGACCTGCGCCCGGTGATGCATGTCCGCAGTTCCATCGCCCAGCTCAAACAGGTTCCCGCCGGGACCGGGGTCTCCTATGGCCATCGTTTCACGACCGGGCGCCCGACCCGGCTGGCGGCGGTTCCGGTCGGTTATGCCGACGGCTATTCGCGTCGCTTCAGCAATTGCGGAGAGGTCCTGATTCGGGGCTGCCGGATGCCGGTGGTCGGAACCGTGTGCATGAACTGGACCCTGGTCGACGTAACCGACCTGCCCGAGGTCGCCGTCGGCGACCGGGTGACATTTCTCGGCCGGGACGGCGACGCCCTGTTGCGCGGCAGTGATCTGGCGGCGAAGATCGGCACCATCGACTATGAACTCTACTGCTCCCTGGGTTCGCATAACGAGCGGGTCTACGAAGGTTGA